The following proteins are co-located in the Chaetodon auriga isolate fChaAug3 chromosome 23, fChaAug3.hap1, whole genome shotgun sequence genome:
- the appa gene encoding amyloid beta (A4) precursor protein a isoform X1, protein MGDRVALLLLAAAASVLAAEVPTDVSMGLLAEPQVAMFCGKLNMHINVQSGKWEPDPSGTKSCIGTKEGILQYCQEVYPELQITNVVEANQPVSIQNWCKKGRKQCRSHMHIVVPYRCLVGEFVSDALLVPDKCKFLHQERMNQCESHLHWHTVAKESCGDRAMNLHDYGMLLPCGIDRFRGVEFVCCPAEAEREADSAEQDADDSDVWWGGAETDYSDNSMVREPEPAEQQEETRPSVVEEDEEEEEVAEEDEEEEEEEEDMLDNDQDGDGEEDEEAVGEEEEEEEEEEGDDDIVETLDDSDDADEFTTNVAMTTTTTTTTTESVEEVVRDVCWANAETGPCRAMLPRWYFDRQDGRCAQFIYGGCGGNRNNFESEEYCLSVCSSVIPTATPSSSDAVDHYLETPADENEHAHFQKAKESLEAKHRERMSQVMREWEEAEREAKNLPRADKKAVIQRFQEKVEALEQEAASERQQLVETHMARVEALLNDRRRLALESYLTALQQEPPRPRHVFSLLKKYVRAEQKDRQHTLKHFEHVRMVDPKKAAQIRPQVLTHLRVIEERMNQSLGLLYKVPGVADDIQDQVELLQREQAEMAQQLANLQTDVRMSYGNDALMPDQELGDGQTDLLPQEDTLGLGGVGFIHPESFNQPNTENQVEPVDSRPNLDRGIPTRPVTGMKMEAIPELRMETEDRQSTEYEVHHQKLVFFAEDVGSNKGAIIGLMVGGVVIATVIVITLVMLRKKQYTSIHHGVIEVDAAVTPEERHLSKMQQNGYENPTYKFFEQMQN, encoded by the exons GTGTACCCAGAGCTCCAGATTACCAATGTGGTGGAGGCCAACCAGCCAGTCAGCATCCAGAACTGGTGCAAGAAGGGGCGCAAGCAGTGTCGCAGTCACATGCACATTGTGGTGCCCTATCGCTGCCTGG TGGGAGAATTTGTGAGCGACGCCCTGCTCGTTCCCGACAAGTGCAAGTTCCTGCACCAGGAGCGCATGAACCAGTGTGAGAGCCACCTGCACTGGCACACCGTGGCCAAGGAG TCCTGCGGCGACCGCGCCATGAATCTCCACGACTATGGGATGTTGCTGCCGTGCGGCATCGACCGTTTCCGGGGAGTGGAGTTCGTGTGCTGTCCCGCCGAGGCGGAGCGCGAAGCCGACAGCGCCGAGCAGGACGCTGACGACTCTGACGTGTGGTGGGGCGGAGCGGAGACCGACTACTCTGACAACAG taTGGTGCGGGAGCCGGAGCCAGCGGAGCAGCAAGAGGAAACCAGGCCATCTGTGGtagaggaggacgaggaagaggaggaggtggccgaggaagacgaggaggaagaggaggaggaagaggacatgCTGGACAACGACCAGGAcggagacggagaggaggacgaggaggcggtgggggaggaggaggaggaagaggaggaggaggagggagatgacGACATCGTCGAGACGCTCGACGACAGCGATGACGCCGACGAGTTCACCACCAACGTTGCCATGacgaccaccaccaccaccaccaccaccgagTCTGTGGAGGAGGTTGTCAGGG ATGTGTGCTGGGCCAACGCAGAGACCGGTCCATGCCGGGCCATGCTGCCCCGCTGGTACTTTGACCGTCAGGACGGCCGCTGTGCTCAGTTTATCTACGGCGGCTGTGGAGGCAACAGGAATAACTTTGAGTCAGAGGAgtactgcctgtctgtctgcagcagcgtcA TACCCACAGCCACGCCCAGCTCCTCCGACGCCGTGGACCACTACCTGGAGACGCCTGCTGACGAAAACGAACACGCCCACTTCCAGAAGGCCAAAGAGAGCCTGGAGGCCAAGCACCGGGAGAGGATGTCACAG GTGatgagagagtgggaggaggcCGAGAGGGAAGCCAAGAATCTTCCTCGTGCTGACAAGAAGGCTGTCATCCAG cGTTTCCAGGAGAAGGTGGAGGCACTGGAGCAGGAGGCGGCCAGTGAGCggcagcagctggtggagacgCACATGGCCAGGGTGGAGGCCCTGCTCAACGACCGCCGCCGCCTGGCGCTGGAGAGCTACCTGACCGCGCTGCAGCAGGAACCACCCAGG CCCCGCCACGTCTTCAGCCTGTTGAAGAAGTACGTGCGTGCCGAGCAGAAGGACAGGCAGCACACCCTCAAACACTTTGAGCACGTCCGCATGGTGGATCCCAAGAAGGCTGCACAGATCAGACCTCAG gTTCTGACCCACCTGCGTGTCATTGAGGAGCGTATGAACCAGTCTCTGGGACTTCTCTACAAGGTGCCCGGTGTGGCGGACGACATCCAGGACCAAGTTG AGctcctgcagagggagcaggcGGAGATGGCCCAGCAGCTGGCCAACCTGCAGACGGACGTGAGGATGAGCTACGGAAACGATGCCCTGATGCCCGACCAGGAGCTGGGAGACGGCCAGACCGACCTGCTGCCCCAGGAGGACACGCTGGGCCTGGGGGGAGTCGGATTCATCCACCCCGAGAGCTTCAACCAGCCCAACACCGAGAACCAGG tTGAGCCAGTGGACTCTCGCCCCAATCTTGACAGAGGCATCCCCACACGGCCAG TGACTGGAATGAAGATGGAAGCTATTCCTGAGCTGcggatggagacagaggacagacagagcacTGAATATGAAGTCCACCACCAGAAActg GTCTTCTTCGCAGAGGACGTGGGCTCCAACAAGGGCGCCATCATCGGCCTGATGGTCGGAGGCGTCGTCATAGCAACCGTGATCGTCATCACCCTGGTGATGCTGAGGAAGAAGCAGTACACCTCCATCCACCACGGAGTCATCGAG GTTGACGCCGCGGTCACCCCCGAGGAGCGCCACCTGTCTAAGATGCAGCAGAACGGCTACGAGAACCCAACCTACAAGTTCTTTGAGCAGATGCAGAACTGA